The DNA segment CTAGGATTAGTCATGGTCTAAAACAAACATGTCAATCATAGACggctaaataaataataatgagtCGGAGAGACAGATATCACTTATTTCTccataatattatatttgtttggtGTACATAACTGCTTGTACATTTTTACATTACTTAATTTACAATTTTACCATGAGGTACCAAGGTGAAATCGAAAACAGCTATATAAAGGGTGTGAAGGGGAGACTCTTAAGAGCATAAACCAAAGCAACAAAACAATCAATGGGGTCTCCAATGGCCTACTTAGCAGCAACTTTGCTTGTTTTAACAGTCTCTCTGACCTTTGTATCTCAATCAACCGCTAACTACTTCTAttcttctcctccaccacctgTTAAGCACTACGAATACAAATCACCACCTCCTCCGGTTAAGCACTACCCTCCCCCTCCGGTTTAtcattctccaccaccacctaaGAAACACTACGAATATAAATCTCCACCTCCTCCAGTTAAACACTACTCTCCACCACCGGTTTACCACTCTCCACCACCCCCAAAGAAGCACTACGTGTACAAATCCCCGCCACCCCCGGTTAAGCACTACTCTCCTCCTCCCGTTTACcattctccaccaccaccaaagaAACACTACGTGTACAAGTCCCCTCCTCCTCCGGTTAAACACTATTCTCCTCCTCCGGTTTACCACTCTCCACCACCTCCTAAGAAGGACTACGTCTACAAATCTCCACCCCCACCGGTTAAGCACTACTCTCCCCCACCAGTCTACCACTCACCACCACCACCCAAGAAACATTACGTATAcaaatctcctcctcctccggttaAACACTACACACCGCCTCCAGTTTACCATTCCCCACCCCCACCTAAAAAACATTACGTCTAcaaatctcctcctcctccagtgATGCACTATTCTCCTCCTCCGGTTTACcactctccaccaccaccaaagaAACACTATGTGTAcaaatctcctcctcctccggttaTGCACTACTCCCCTCCTCCGGTTTACcactctccaccaccaccaaagaAACACTACGTGTACAAATCTCCTCCTCCGCCGGTTAAACATTATCCCCCACCGGTTTACcactctccaccaccaccaaagaAACACTACGTGTACAAATCCCCTCCTCCTCCAGTGAAGCACTACTCTCCCCCTCCGGTTTACCATTCCCCACCCCCACCAAAGAAGCACTACGTATACAAATCCCCTCCTCCTCCGGTTAAGCACTATTCTCCTCCTCCAGTTTACCATTCCCCACCGCCACCAAAGGAAAAGTACGTATATAAatcacctcctcctcctccagtcCACCACTACTCTCCCCCACACCATCCTTACCTCTAcaaatctcctcctcctccatacCACTATTAGAATTCTCTGTCACGGTAATAACTTTCCCAATACTTACATTTACACACCTCATTAAGTTAACTTGTAAAAAGCCTATATGGATGCATGCATGAGAATATTTATATCGTATAGTATAAACTTTTGTAGGAGAACACGATGTGCACAAGAAGACAAAGTCAACACGGAAACATAATAAGAGAAACATAGAGTGAAAGAGAGAATCCAAACATAAAGCTTTCTCAGCATCTTCAAcgtatttttactttttgtttgcaATAAATTTGAAACATGTGTGTGTTGATCAACTAATGGTCCATGTACGCATTCTGTAGTCATATAAATGTGTGTAAGTCTTACGTCTTGTTTCTTTCTGATTTCTTTCATGTGCAAGTTTCTATTAATAAAAAGACCATAAATAATAAGTTTGTATTTCTTCAATTTCTCATGCATGCAGCCATACTCCACTATGTTAGTACAATTTCTACCTTTCTTTACTTTTATGAAACAAACACTGTGTCtagtaaataattatatacgaGGAAGAAACGAGCATAGATCACCCCCAGTGAAGAGTtctaaccaaattttttttaaaaataagttacATACTTTCAGTTaggtttttctaatttttagagacatgtaattaaataatatatatatatatatatatatatatgtattttaagaatttttggtTTGAATTCTTTGGAAGTGTTCTTAGCCAACATTAATAGCAAAAGAATATGATAGGtttctcaaaatattttttaataataagaaaatgttAGCAAATGAAAAAGGTgacaaatttaataaaagtcTCTCACCATTGGTATTTTTCGGAAGAATCGATTGAcaccttctcttttttttttttacttacttttttgttttttttttattgttttaatcatgaaaaaattgTGGAGATACTCTCCAATGCGGATGCCCTATAGACTATAGTTCATAAAGAAGAATGGGTCAAATAAATCTTTTAAGTTATTTtcaatgtttgatttttcaacACCTTTGTAACAGTTAGAATATTTGAATTTAGAATTATAATATAGGTTTACagttactttggatattttcaGAACTTTTTCAATATTTGCTTCTCAAACGGCTTAACACTTATCTCCTCTCATGCAATAAACCAATTCGTAAAGccagtttaccaaaaaaaaaaaaacaaaccaattcGTCTCTTCCGACCattttatatttctcttttagtTTGGCTTTGTTTTCGCAATTTGTGGATATGAGTTGATTTTGATGCATATCCTTAGAAGTTACTATCTCGAATCActtattttggttatatataCCTAATTTACGCAGATTtcaaaaattagatatatatataactaagcATAGTAAATTCTGGTTGATTTACCTCATATCATTGTATAAAATGATCTGTGTATTCTTGCAGTCTCTTAGAAACATCACACCAAGCAACACAAAAGAATCAAGTTTATATATACTTGAGGTGAAAATTATCAACTTAGTCGGGatgatttatataataattgataatcattatataaataatcatttatcaattatttatataatgatTCCTAAAACTGTGAGTTCAAGATGGTATACTGAAGGTCCGCTTAAGCATACCGAAGGCCCATTTAAGCATAGAAGGATCGGCTACCAGTTGGCATCCCAATTCAGGGGTTTTATTAACATAACGATTTACAAGAAACTCTCGAAGCAGAAATGTTCGTGAATGTCATATTTGATACACtggtttttaaaatgtttaagagGACAAAAGAGGAGAGAACCAATAAAGATATAGATGAGATTATGTGAGAGCTAGACTGACAAATATTAGCGGCCAGCTTCAATGTGTAATCTTGTTACATTCATGATGCTGTCATAGCCAATGGCGTTAGTATCCCCTTGTGCTGATAAGATTTCAACACCGAGCAAGTGCTCAGCCTCTTGTGGTTCAGGATACTGTTCCGACCACTTATGCTTGGTTTTTGTGCCTCTCAAGCCCTCAAGCTCAGCAGCTACTTCTTTCATCCTTGGTCTTTCCTCTCCCATCAGTCTTGTACACTCAACAGCGATTCTTGCAACTTCCTGTATCTCCTTTTGATTATCCTCATTCATTACTTGGCCGTCAATAATCTCATGCAACCTTTTCTCTTTCATGGCAGAAGCAAAGTAACTCACAAGATGTTTTGAGGTCTGTGGCCTATCAAAGCACAATGCCTTTTGACCAGAGAGCAGCTCCATGAGGACTACCCCGAAGCTATAAACATCGCTCTTTTCGTTCAACAACCCTGTGTTGTAGTATTCAGGGTCTAAGTAGCCTAGAGTTCCTTGCACCATAGTTGTGAGCTGCTCTTTATCCATCGGTATCAGCCTTGAAGCACCAAAGTCAGCTACCTTTGCAGTTAAGTTTTCATCAAGGAGAATATTAGCAGTCTTGACATCTCTATGGATGATTGGAATAGAGGCAGAAGAGTGAAGATAAGCGAGAGTTCCAGCAATCTCCACTGCTATCCTCAACCGGTGTTCCCATGTAAGAGAAGAATCAAACAAGGAACCGTGCAAGTGATCAAAAAGGGTGCCACTGTTAATGAACTCATACACCAGTAAAGGAACTTCAGTCTCTAAACAGCAACCCAAGAGCTTGACCACATTCCTATGGTTGATTTGTGAAAGCACAAGCACTTCGTTGATGAACTGCTCTACTTGGCTGCTGTCTCCAAGACGAGCCTTCTTTATAGCAACTACCGAGTTGTCCGGTAAAATACCTTTGTAGACTGTTCCTTGGCCTCCCTGACCGAGGATTCTACTTTCATCATAACCATTAGTTGCTTCCTTCATGCCTTCCTCAGTAAAGATCTTGACCTCAACATTTGATGGCCCTGCTCCTGACAGTCTCTGTCTCAACATGCCACCACCGTTTTGCTCAAAGAAGTGTTTTCGGAGCTCGGTGTTTTTCTTGTGTTTCATTTTCCTTTGTACACAGCTAACCACAAGTAGGATGACTAAGAAGCCGATGCTTGTTCCTGAtcacataaaacataaaaatgactAATTAGAggaagttttttttcaaaaaataaagacTCCAGTACAAGTGAGGGGAGCTTACCAAGAAAAATTTGAGTCCATCCATAATATTCAGGCCTGCCTTTACGCATGCAGCTATTGGTGGTGGCATTTAAGTTGAAACCAGATGGGCAAGTACAAAGGAAGTGTCCCATGGTGTTTACACAGGTGCTGGAGTCTGAACAGTTATGTTTGTGGACAGTACTACTAGTAGTACACTCATTGATGTCTGGCGCAAGAAATGTATCAGGATAATAACAAATGAACTCTCAAAAgcataaataaagaaaaacatgaaCAGTATGAAGTACCTTTGCAACCCTTCTCATTTGAAAGGTATGGATTCCCATCAAACCCTTCCTTACATTTGCAGATGTAACCGGTTCCACGGACAGAGTTGGAACATTCACTGTTCCAACCGCATATGTTTGCGCTTCCAACTTGCTGACATGAATGTTTACCAATAGACCAATCCAGTACCACAGGGAACCTCGTGATATTCCTCAGATTCATAAGATCCTCTGAAGATCTGAAGTTAAACATACCATCTTCCACTAGAAAGGCGTAGCTGCAAGGGTTGAAGCTATGAACAGAAGTATGGTTTGAAAAGCTATATGGTCTTACTCTGAAGTAGTTGATCCTTCTAGGAAGAGAAGTCTGGCAGCAACCTCCACTAGAACATGTTCCATTTGTCTCCCTAGGAGTGCTACATGTTGACATGCACCCAACTGAGTAATTTCCAACTTCGTTAGtgttgagaaacgcgtaagTGTTACATCCTACTGCAGTGAATCTGTTCTTGTCGGAGAATGTTAAGTTACCAAGCCTAGTCCACCGGTTACTACGGCCAGTCTGGTTCCCTTGGCTGTTGTAACAAACATAGGATCTAGTAACCAGGACACGTAGCTCGCCGTTGTGCGTGATGTTGATCACTTCATTGCCGCCAAAGATTAGCTTATTTGTTTCGTTACATGTGAGTTTGAAACTATTATCGCCGCCATAGTAACATCCTTGAGAAGTGCCAAAAGGGTACTCGATTGAGACGTTGCCACATCTAGTTTGGCAACCTGACAAAGATTGGCCCTTGACCAGATGTGTATAAGCAAGAGAGAAAATGGCCAGCAAGAACAGACTCTGAATCTTCATATTCTACCTCTCTTTgatctcttctctctaactttGAACCTCTTTTAAGGTTTATTTTTAAGTCTAATTCTTATAGGAAATAAACCTCAAGTCTTGAGATGTTCTGTTGACTCATTTTGGCCGACATTTTTCCACAAAGCTACACAAACAAGACCATGTCAATGTAATGTAAGGAGGACCAAAAACTAGCCCATATATTATATCCTAACGTCTACATCTGCTACAGTTTAACAATGTGACTTATTTTTGTAGTGTTCAAAGATTACGACGGTTAGTAGTTGCTAGGAATCTTCTAATGAGAAGAAATGGTAAATGTTCGGACAATATAATGATttgattatattaattattgaaTAGAAAAGCAGTTTGGCAATTTAGAAAGATTAATTAGTGGAGATTTCGTCAAGAACAAAACTTAGAACTCCCTCTTCGTCAACCTTCAAAATAGGCATGGGCGTTTTTACAGCAAATTGAAATCCAAACCTTAaccaaaactggaaaaaaaaaatctgatcaaatccgttataaaaaatattcaaatttatttactttcagATTTGGATACAACTCGAACCGAACCCAAAAAGAACTGAACTGAATCTGGAAGAAACCAAACCCAGCCTAACACGATCCAAAAATTAGTAAAACCCGAATGAGAGCTTAGTACCgagaaccaaaaaaaatccaaattaatCGAACCAtaccgaaaacaaaaaaaatccaaattaatCGAACCATACCGAATCCGAACACGACACCGAACCGAACGCCTAGGTCATCAATGTATTGTCCTTTCTTCCTCAGAATAATATATACTTCaagtataaattttttatattttttattttagtgatgaAGAATGAAGATGGGTAGGAAATTAGGAATAAGGTTCATGATCACAACATGTGGGAGTAGAAACAATTAAgacaaaagcaaaaacaaagtGGAACATTACAACCCGTTGAGACATTGCTCAAATGTATTATTCTGATAGTGTAGTGTACAATACCAATAAAGAGTTATAAACATAATGATTGATGACCTGAGGATCAAGAATCTATCAAGCACAAAGATTCAAATGTTTAGTATGAAAAGGAAGATAGAAGAAACTTGGTCAGTTTCAAGGGAATGTGGCCTAATCAGCGGCCAGCTTCAATGTCCAATATTGCTACATTCTTGATGCTGTCATAGCCAGTGCTACTGGTTTCACCTTGTGCTGATAAGATCCCTAAACCGAGCAAGTGCTCACTCTCCTCTGGCTCAGGATAGTTATCCGACCACTGATGTTTAGTCTTACTACCTCTCAGGCCCTCAAGCTCTGCAGCTACTTCCTTCATCTTTGGCCTTTCCTCTCCCGTCACCCTCGTACACTCAACAGCAACTCTTGCAGCTTCCTGGATCTCCCTCTGGTTCTTCTCGTTCATCACTTGCCCATCAATAACCTCGTGCAACCTTTTCTCTTTTGTGGCAGAAGTAAAGTAACTCACCAGATGTTTTGAGTACTGTGGCCTATCAAAGCACAATGCCTTTTGGCCTGTGAGAAGTTCCATGAGGACTACCCCGAAGCTATAAACATCGCTCTTTTCGTTTAGCAACCCTGTGTTGTAGTATTCAGGGTCTAAGTAGCCTAAAGTTCCCTGCACCATAGTTGTGAGCTGCTCTTTATCCATCGGTATGAGTCTTGAAGCACCAAAGTCAGCTACCTTTGCAGTTAAGTTCTCATCAAGGAGAATATTAGCAGTCTTAACATCTCGGTGGATGATTGGAATAGAAGCAGAGGAGTGAAGATAAGCAAGAGTTCCAGCAATCTCCACTGCTATCCTCAACCGGTGTTCCCATGTAAGAGAAGAATCAAACAAGGAACCGTGCAAGTGATCAAAAAGTGTACCACTGTTAATGAACTCATAGACTAGTAAAGGAACTTCAGTCTCTAAACAGCAGCCCAAGAGCTTAACCACGTTCCTATGGTTGATCTGTGAAAGCACAAGCACTTCGTTGATGAACTGCTCTACTTGGCTGCAGTCACCAAGCCGAGCTTTCTTTATAGCAACTATTGAATTGTCTGGCAGTATCCCTTTGTAGACTGTTCCTTGGCCTCCCTGGCCCAAGATTCTGCTATCGTCATAATCACTAGTTGCTTCCTTCATGCCTTCCTCAGTGAAGATCTTGACATCAACATTTGATGGGCCTGCTCCTGAGAGTCTCTGTATCAGCATGCCGCCACCGTTTTGCTCGAAGAAGTGTTGTCGGAGCTCGGCGGTTTTCCTGTGCTTCATCCTCTGCTGTATAGAAGTAACCACCAGCAGAATGCACAAGAAGCCGATGGTTGTTCCTAATTACATCACACATATATGATTAGAGAGCGAGTTgttatagaaaataaaagaatCCAGAAACCAGTTAGGGAAGCTTACCAAGAAAAATCTTAGCCCATTCATAGTCTGTTGAACCTGAGTCAGGCTTCTCGTTAATCTCGGTAAGAGAGCAGCTCATAGTAAAGTTTTCTTTGTGGTAACCAGTTTTACAAGGACACCAGAAGCTTCCGTTCGTGTTCTCACAGAAGCTGTTTTCTGTACAGTTATGTTCATGGGTAGTACTATTACACTCATTGATGTCTGGCAAGATGCAAACAAGAAACTGTATAATAAGCAAAAGCATCTAACTGAAGTGAccaaaagaataaacaaaacaaGTTAATGTACCTTTACAACCCTCTTTCAGATATGGATTCCCATAGTAACCTGGTTCACATTTGCAGACGTAACCGGTTCTGACAGTAGAGTCAGAACATGTACTGTTTACACTGCACAAGCTCCCGTTTCCAAGTTGATTGCATTTCTGTCCTCCGATAGACCAATCTAGCACCACAGGTAACCACGTAGTCTGAAGATAAGAATAATCCACCAATCCTTTATCACTTAACTTAAACTTTCCATCTTCAATATCATTAAACTTAAACTTCCCATCTTCAACGACAAAGGCGTAGATGCAAGAACTTCTATGGGGACGCTCAGAAGTGTCGTTGACAAAGCGATATGGTCTGACTATGTACCAACTGCTCCCTGCAGAGACAGGGTTTTGGCAGCAACCTTCACCATTACATTCTCTATTTGTTACAAGTGGTTCCTCATCACATACCGATATGCATCCGAATGAGTTTTTCCTAGTTCCACTAGTTGTCACAAAAGCATAAGTGTCACAACCTACTGCAAAAAGGGTGTTGTTGTCGGAGAGAGTTaaatttccgagcctgtcgttATAGTAGGCAGCGCCTTTTTGAAGATGTCCAGACTCGTTGTAGCAAGCGTAGGATGGAGGAAACGTGATGCTTAGCTGGCTGCTGTGAGAAATGTTGACAACTGGAAAGCCGCCATTAAAGAATAGCCCTTGCTCGTTACATGTGAGTTTGAAACTGGGATCTTCCTCATGGTAACAACCTGGAGTTGTGCCGAAAGGGAACTCAAGTGTAACATTTCCACATTTTTCTGGGCATTTTTGCTTGGTTTGACACTTGATGGGTTGCGTACAAGAAAGGCAGAACATAGCCACCAAGAACAGATACTCCTGCAACTTCATCTTCcttgtttctttctctccaaACTTGTTTTCTCTTTGAGTTCTCTCTGAAGCttattctaagaaaaaaaaaggtagaaGAGTGATCTTAAAAATGATCCGTTTACCTTCTTAGCAGACCAAttcatatttttctattttactttgCTTCCCAAATCTATAATACAATAATCCATCATCCAATTACACAGCCAAGACTTTTCTACTTTTATTTTGGTCAAGGGAAGACCATGTCAGTGTAATACAAGTACATGCCATATAATAACTTTTTaacatagaaaagaaaaacccATTTGCCAattcttttaagaaaaaaaaaacatttgtcaaCTTCAGTCTCTATCAAGataactttcttcttcttcctacaTTAATTGAATAACGGGATTTGAATCTGGACTTTGTTTTGTTAATGCCTCTCTAGAGACTTTCTTATAATCATCACATGTTATGTGTTTTCTTTTAATGTTAAGTGTTTCTTTTTTGAAGCTGTATTTACCTGCAACCTGAAGTTAAGAATCAGTGACTTTATTCCTCAGCACAAGTGGTGatgttctcttcttctccctcGTGAAAGGGACCCTTAGTGTCTGAAGATTCCATCAGCGTGAATGGAGATCACATACTCCCTGTAATAACTCTTCTGCCTAAGGTTCTCTAGATCCACGTCCAACTAAAAACAAGAAATGAAACATTTGTTACATTCCGAAAATTGTATAAAGTTGTCAGAGATAAATAATACAGCAGAATGATGAAAATAACCTTAACCAGTTGAAGATTACTTCAAGCCTTAAGGTTAATATGAAGAAAGTGAGCGGGAGGTGCTTATACTAAACGATCCTTTCTCACTACATTCTCAACCTTCATTACTGAATGCAACCACAATGATCTCTCATATCAAAGAGTCTCGAGATCATTACAATCAAAGCAAGCTTACAAGAAGAGCACAAAACAATTCTTCATTTACCTAAAGCTATATACCAACCAAGAGAGTTTGAAGCCAATGCCGTTATAATTCAACACCCAATTCCCTTTGCCTCAACTCCAGTCCCATCCTATTATTCTCACGCTTCATCCTTTCATTCGCTTGAGTTCTTGATGCCTTTTCTTACTAAACCTCTCCCACCTTGATTCACATCAGCTTGAGGAAAAGGCTGCTCCTCATACTCATCACCTTCCCCATCATGATCCTCAACTTGATGTTGATCATCACTGTTCCTAAGCGTCAACTTTAAGGAACGCTGCAAATGCAGCATGTTCCCATTGTGATAAGAACATCATCCTTCTCTTTATCATTCAAGTAACCAATAGAATCCAAAAAGCTTAGGATTCTCAAATTACCATCTAATTtcttcatatataaaataaatagactTTTAAGTTTCATGAGACTACAAGGTAAGCAGAGCCGGTCCAAACGTGATGATGAACTCTCATCCCATGGAACCTTGTAGATTGAATCCTCCGTACGAGGAAGCTCCACCATTTCGTATCACAAGGGCTTGCGAAAAAACTATGTAGTGGACATTAAAGATCCGAACTTTAGTGAGAGATAACTATAAGTAGTATCTCACAAAAGTTTGAACTTGCTTCGTCTTATCTGTTAATCTTTTACCAACCGCTTGTGTTACACAACGATCACAGTGTGTTacacacgagttcgagagaaagaataagatagACGTTTCAGACTTATAAACTTTCTGAaaaatacttttgtattattgagATTCGGTAATTATGTTTACAAcagatgattgatctttatatagagatcgaatcaatacaagtataagagacacaactctttatactaaaggacacaacatgaagagttacaactctttgtgtaataacataaaataactaACTTATGTAAATGTATCAAGGAGAGATTAGATTATAGTTTAACACTCCTCCTTAATCATATCTCGACTTGACTCCAAGCTGCTTCCTTagatcttcaaatcttgaaccACCCAATGCCTTTGTGAGAATGTCTGCGAGTTGATCATCCCCTTTGCAATACTTCAGTTCAATGATTCCCTTTTGCTCAGCTTCCCTCACGAAATGGTACTTGATCTCTATGTGCTTCGTCCTTCTGTGTTGCACCGGATTCTTCCCAATTGTTATTGCTGATTTGTTGTCACATAAGATCGGAATGCCTCCTTCAAACTTCTGACCAAAGTCTTCAAATAGTCTTTGTAACCACACTGCTTGATTTGCTGCTGCACACACGGCTATGTACTCTGCCTCAGCCGTTGATTGCGCCACTGTTTGTTGCTTGCTTGACTGCCAACAAAACATGGCTGATCCAAGAGTAAACACATAACCTGAAGTGCTTTTCTTGTCTTCCTTAGAACCACCCCAATCGCTGTCCGTGTAGCCTAGAAGTCTTGGTTCTTTCACGCTTGTGAATTACACTCCAAAGTTTGATGTTCCTTTGACATATCTTAACACCCTCTTGGCTTCTTGGTAGTGCTTCATGCGAGGTGATGACATGTATCTTGAGAGATAAGCGCTTGCATACATCACATCAGGTCTTGATGCACACAAGTACAAAAGCCCTCCAATGATGCTTCTATACTTAGTCGGATCTCCATACTCCTTGTCATCCTCAACTCCTTTTCCTTGTGGTGTAAGTGGGTTGCTTACACTCTTGTTGTCTCGCATCCCAAACTTGTCTACAAGTTTGTTTGCATACTTTTCTTGTGAAAGAAATATGCCTCCATTGTCTTGAATTACTTCCATTCCAAGAAAGTAGTTCAACAATCCAAGATCcaccatctcgaattctttcttcatGTTCTCCTTGAATGTGTTGATGCTCTGAATGTTGCTTCCTGTGATGAttatatcatccacatatagaCTCACGATCAACACATCTCCTCCTTGCTTCTTGATGTATAAGGCCGCATCATTCATACTCCTCTCAAAACCGTTTTGAAGAAAGTATGAATCTATCCTTCCATACCATGCCCTTGGGGcttgctttaaaccatataaagctTTGTGTAGCCTTAACACCTTGTGTTCCTTCCCGTGTGTCACATACCCAGGCGGTTGTGTGACATACACTTCTTCCTTGAGGTCGCCATTGAGAAAGGCtgacttcacatccatctgataCAATCGCCACTTCATCTGAGCCGCATAGGCAAGTATGGCTCGTAttgtatcatgtcttgagacagGAGCAAACGTCTCAAGGTAGTCAACACCATACTCTTGAgagaaccctcttgcaactagccgcgCCTTGTGCTTGATGTGATTGCCATTTGCATCGGTCTTGATCTTGTAGATCCACTTCACACTTATCACATTCTTCTCCTTTGGCTTATCCACTAGTTCCCACGTCTTGTTCTTCTCAATCATGGCTATCTCCTCATTCATTGCTTCTCTCCATTCCTTGGTACCACACGCTTCATCATAAGTGTATGGTTCTTCATTTGCATGAAGACAAGCTTCTATAGCTTGAGCCGCTTCATCAAGCTCTACTCTCGGTGCCATTTCCATGATATCAACCATGGACCTGAACTTCCTTGGTGCCTCAAAAGTTTCTTCATCTCCACTACTAGTATCATGATCATCATTTTGAAAAAGAACAGGACTGAAAGTACCTCCAAACTGTTCCTCAGGGCTGGATGCACCTTCGGTTTGTTCCTCAGGACTGGATGCACCTTCGGTTTGTTCTTCAGGCGAGTGAGAGTCTTCCATAGACAACTCCAATGTCTTCCTCACTTCTTCTTGCCTTTTCCAATCCCACTTATTTCCTTCTTCAAACTCGACATCTCTTGATACTTCAATCttctcattctccaaaatgAAAACTCTATAGCCTTTGGATTGGTTGCTATATCCAACAAAGACTCCACGCTTTGCCTTGACGTCTAGCTTCCTCCTCTTTTGATTCGGGACATGTATGTAGCATATGCTACCAAACATTCTCATGTGTGACACATCTGGCTTGTGTCCACACCACTTCTCTATAGGAGTGACATCTTCTTTTATTGCCTTTGATGGCAGACGGTTTTGAAGATATGAGGCAGTGTATACCGCTTCTGCCCATAACTTGAGCGGTAAGTCTTGCTCTGCCAACATCGATCTAGCCATCTCCACCAATGTCCTATTCATGCGCTCCGCtacaccattttgttgaggtgaGTAAGGTAAGGTGACTTGCTTATtgattccttcttcttcacagaaCCGGTTGAATTCTCGTGAAGTGAACTCACCACCTCCATCTGATCTCAGTGTCTTGATGGTACAATCCGATTGCTTCTCCACCATTGCTTTGAACTTCTTGAACAGTGAGAA comes from the Brassica napus cultivar Da-Ae chromosome A7, Da-Ae, whole genome shotgun sequence genome and includes:
- the LOC106358201 gene encoding extensin-3-like, with the translated sequence MGSPMAYLAATLLVLTVSLTFVSQSTANYFYSSPPPPVKHYEYKSPPPPVKHYPPPPVYHSPPPPKKHYEYKSPPPPVKHYSPPPVYHSPPPPKKHYVYKSPPPPVKHYSPPPVYHSPPPPKKHYVYKSPPPPVKHYSPPPVYHSPPPPKKDYVYKSPPPPVKHYSPPPVYHSPPPPKKHYVYKSPPPPVKHYTPPPVYHSPPPPKKHYVYKSPPPPVMHYSPPPVYHSPPPPKKHYVYKSPPPPVMHYSPPPVYHSPPPPKKHYVYKSPPPPVKHYPPPVYHSPPPPKKHYVYKSPPPPVKHYSPPPVYHSPPPPKKHYVYKSPPPPVKHYSPPPVYHSPPPPKEKYVYKSPPPPPVHHYSPPHHPYLYKSPPPPYHY
- the LOC106358202 gene encoding wall-associated receptor kinase 2-like: MKIQSLFLLAIFSLAYTHLVKGQSLSGCQTRCGNVSIEYPFGTSQGCYYGGDNSFKLTCNETNKLIFGGNEVINITHNGELRVLVTRSYVCYNSQGNQTGRSNRWTRLGNLTFSDKNRFTAVGCNTYAFLNTNEVGNYSVGCMSTCSTPRETNGTCSSGGCCQTSLPRRINYFRVRPYSFSNHTSVHSFNPCSYAFLVEDGMFNFRSSEDLMNLRNITRFPVVLDWSIGKHSCQQVGSANICGWNSECSNSVRGTGYICKCKEGFDGNPYLSNEKGCKDINECTTSSTVHKHNCSDSSTCVNTMGHFLCTCPSGFNLNATTNSCMRKGRPEYYGWTQIFLGTSIGFLVILLVVSCVQRKMKHKKNTELRKHFFEQNGGGMLRQRLSGAGPSNVEVKIFTEEGMKEATNGYDESRILGQGGQGTVYKGILPDNSVVAIKKARLGDSSQVEQFINEVLVLSQINHRNVVKLLGCCLETEVPLLVYEFINSGTLFDHLHGSLFDSSLTWEHRLRIAVEIAGTLAYLHSSASIPIIHRDVKTANILLDENLTAKVADFGASRLIPMDKEQLTTMVQGTLGYLDPEYYNTGLLNEKSDVYSFGVVLMELLSGQKALCFDRPQTSKHLVSYFASAMKEKRLHEIIDGQVMNEDNQKEIQEVARIAVECTRLMGEERPRMKEVAAELEGLRGTKTKHKWSEQYPEPQEAEHLLGVEILSAQGDTNAIGYDSIMNVTRLHIEAGR
- the LOC106358203 gene encoding wall-associated receptor kinase 4-like, producing the protein MKLQEYLFLVAMFCLSCTQPIKCQTKQKCPEKCGNVTLEFPFGTTPGCYHEEDPSFKLTCNEQGLFFNGGFPVVNISHSSQLSITFPPSYACYNESGHLQKGAAYYNDRLGNLTLSDNNTLFAVGCDTYAFVTTSGTRKNSFGCISVCDEEPLVTNRECNGEGCCQNPVSAGSSWYIVRPYRFVNDTSERPHRSSCIYAFVVEDGKFKFNDIEDGKFKLSDKGLVDYSYLQTTWLPVVLDWSIGGQKCNQLGNGSLCSVNSTCSDSTVRTGYVCKCEPGYYGNPYLKEGCKDINECNSTTHEHNCTENSFCENTNGSFWCPCKTGYHKENFTMSCSLTEINEKPDSGSTDYEWAKIFLGTTIGFLCILLVVTSIQQRMKHRKTAELRQHFFEQNGGGMLIQRLSGAGPSNVDVKIFTEEGMKEATSDYDDSRILGQGGQGTVYKGILPDNSIVAIKKARLGDCSQVEQFINEVLVLSQINHRNVVKLLGCCLETEVPLLVYEFINSGTLFDHLHGSLFDSSLTWEHRLRIAVEIAGTLAYLHSSASIPIIHRDVKTANILLDENLTAKVADFGASRLIPMDKEQLTTMVQGTLGYLDPEYYNTGLLNEKSDVYSFGVVLMELLTGQKALCFDRPQYSKHLVSYFTSATKEKRLHEVIDGQVMNEKNQREIQEAARVAVECTRVTGEERPKMKEVAAELEGLRGSKTKHQWSDNYPEPEESEHLLGLGILSAQGETSSTGYDSIKNVAILDIEAGR